A region of Streptomyces sp. R44 DNA encodes the following proteins:
- a CDS encoding biotin/lipoate A/B protein ligase family protein, translated as MHGAYHGEYKVPGGKLVVVDLDTEEGVLRNVRVAGDFFLEPDEAILAIDGALEGAPVDTDASGLAARIDAALPPGTQMFGLTTEGVGVAVRRALAHATDWTDYDWQLIHEPPQSPALHMALDEVLTAEVAAGRRPPTLRVWEWGAPAVVIGSFQSLRNEVDREAAERHGIQVVRRISGGGAMFIEPGNTITYSLSVPDALVQGLSFTDSYAYLDDWVLGALGDMGIRAWYQPLNDIATDAGKIAGAAQKRLVAGEGAVLHHVTMAYDIDADKMTEVLRIGREKLSDKGTKSAKKRVDPLRRQTGLPRETVIARMIASFRDRYGLTEGRVTEDELTRAKDLAESKFATREWTSRVP; from the coding sequence GTGCACGGCGCGTACCACGGTGAGTACAAGGTCCCCGGCGGAAAGCTGGTGGTCGTCGACCTCGACACCGAGGAGGGCGTCCTGCGGAACGTCCGGGTCGCGGGCGACTTCTTCCTGGAACCCGACGAGGCGATCCTCGCGATCGACGGGGCACTCGAAGGCGCGCCGGTCGACACCGACGCCTCGGGGCTCGCGGCGCGGATCGACGCGGCGCTCCCGCCGGGCACGCAGATGTTCGGGCTGACCACGGAGGGCGTCGGGGTCGCGGTCCGCCGCGCCCTCGCCCACGCCACGGACTGGACCGACTACGACTGGCAGCTGATCCACGAGCCGCCGCAGTCCCCCGCGCTGCACATGGCACTCGACGAGGTCCTGACGGCCGAGGTCGCCGCCGGCCGCCGCCCGCCGACCCTCCGGGTGTGGGAGTGGGGCGCCCCCGCGGTGGTCATCGGCAGCTTCCAGTCCCTGCGCAACGAGGTCGACCGGGAGGCCGCGGAGCGGCACGGCATCCAGGTCGTGCGCCGGATCAGCGGCGGCGGGGCGATGTTCATCGAGCCGGGCAACACCATCACGTACTCGCTGTCCGTCCCCGACGCCCTCGTGCAGGGCCTGTCCTTCACCGACAGCTACGCCTACCTCGACGACTGGGTCCTCGGCGCGCTCGGCGACATGGGGATCCGGGCCTGGTACCAGCCGCTCAACGACATCGCGACGGACGCCGGCAAGATCGCGGGCGCGGCGCAGAAGCGGCTCGTGGCGGGCGAGGGCGCGGTCCTGCACCACGTGACGATGGCGTACGACATCGACGCGGACAAGATGACGGAGGTGCTGCGGATCGGCCGCGAGAAGCTCTCCGACAAGGGCACCAAGAGCGCGAAGAAGCGGGTGGACCCGCTGCGGCGGCAGACGGGCCTTCCGCGCGAGACGGTGATCGCCCGGATGATCGCCTCCTTCCGCGACCGCTACGGCCTCACGGAGGGGCGGGTCACGGAGGACGAACTGACCCGCGCGAAGGACCTGGCGGAGTCGAAGTTCGCCACGCGCGAGTGGACGTCCCGGGTGCCGTAG
- a CDS encoding inositol monophosphatase: MIEDFLEHVLGGRTTEVEEAVRKAAAAEIMPRFRQLAADDIVEKNGPHDLVTVADRAAEAHLTASLTALLPGSVVVGEEGVHADPTVYEALGGDAPVWIVDPVDGTRQFVHGDPAFCTLVALARHGEVLASWTFAPALEEMAVAVRGRGATLNGRELRSGSPAPGAVLEVATSHPDYTTPDQKRALLGLTVDGVRPRPCGSAGLEYLAVARGALDGTAFSWEYAWDHAAGLLLVAEAGGATTTIAGDPFRIAGGNALPFTTARDADTAERIRTLLGGV, from the coding sequence ATGATCGAAGACTTCCTTGAGCACGTCCTCGGCGGCCGTACGACCGAGGTCGAGGAGGCGGTCCGCAAGGCGGCCGCCGCCGAGATCATGCCGCGCTTCCGGCAGCTCGCCGCCGACGACATCGTCGAGAAGAACGGCCCGCACGACCTGGTCACCGTCGCCGACCGGGCGGCCGAGGCCCACCTCACGGCCTCCCTCACCGCGCTGCTGCCCGGCTCCGTGGTCGTGGGCGAGGAGGGAGTCCACGCCGACCCCACCGTGTACGAGGCGCTGGGCGGCGACGCCCCCGTCTGGATCGTCGACCCCGTCGACGGCACCCGGCAGTTCGTCCACGGCGACCCCGCCTTCTGCACCCTCGTCGCCCTCGCCCGGCACGGTGAGGTCCTCGCCTCCTGGACCTTCGCCCCCGCCCTGGAGGAGATGGCGGTCGCGGTCCGCGGGCGCGGCGCCACGCTCAACGGGCGGGAGCTGAGGTCCGGTTCGCCGGCGCCCGGCGCGGTCCTGGAGGTCGCCACCTCGCACCCCGACTACACGACCCCGGACCAGAAGCGGGCCCTGCTCGGCCTGACGGTCGACGGCGTCCGGCCGCGCCCCTGCGGCTCGGCCGGGCTCGAGTACCTCGCCGTGGCGCGCGGGGCGCTCGACGGCACCGCCTTCAGTTGGGAGTACGCCTGGGACCACGCCGCCGGACTCCTCCTGGTCGCGGAGGCGGGCGGCGCGACGACGACGATCGCGGGGGATCCGTTCCGTATCGCCGGGGGGAACGCGCTGCCGTTCACGACCGCCCGGGACGCGGACACCGCGGAGCGGATCCGGACGCTCCTCGGGGGCGTGTGA
- a CDS encoding phytoene desaturase family protein encodes MLDAVVVGAGPNGLTAAVELARRGLSVAVFEAKSTVGGGARTEELTLPGFLHDPCSAVHPLGAGSPVFKTMPLDRYGLEWLHPELPMAHPWDDGTAAVLARSVAETAASFGPRDAGTYRRLVAPFLGKWDTLASDFMQLPLTALPRDPVTLARFGLAGLPPSTWLMRRFQDEKARALLAGLVGHVIAPLDGFATGAVGLVFALAAHAGGWPMPRGGSQSISDALAAYLKDLGGAVHTDFEVKRLDDLPPARAYVFDTSPTALARIAGFGGHYDHYTYGASVFKIDYALDGPVPWTAEEARRAGTVQIGPTAGEIGTALREASSGTAPDAPFLITAQPSLVDPSRAPEGKHVFWAYGHVPNGWRGDLTEAIERQIERFAPGFRDRVLARATAGPPELAERNANYIGGDIACGAARGLQLLLRPTLSLRPYATPHPAVFLCSSATPPGPGVHGMSGHNAAKAVWRSLRK; translated from the coding sequence ATGCTCGATGCCGTCGTCGTGGGGGCGGGGCCCAACGGACTGACGGCCGCCGTCGAACTGGCCCGGCGCGGCCTCTCCGTGGCCGTCTTCGAGGCCAAGTCCACGGTCGGCGGCGGCGCCAGGACCGAGGAGCTCACCCTTCCCGGCTTCCTCCACGACCCCTGCTCCGCCGTGCACCCGCTCGGCGCCGGTTCGCCCGTCTTCAAGACGATGCCGCTCGACCGGTACGGCCTGGAGTGGCTCCACCCCGAACTGCCCATGGCCCACCCCTGGGACGACGGCACCGCGGCCGTCCTCGCCCGCTCCGTCGCCGAGACCGCCGCCTCCTTCGGACCGCGCGACGCCGGGACGTACCGCAGGCTCGTCGCCCCCTTCCTCGGCAAGTGGGACACCCTGGCGAGCGACTTCATGCAGCTGCCGCTCACCGCGCTGCCCCGCGACCCGGTCACCCTCGCCCGCTTCGGCCTCGCCGGACTCCCGCCGTCCACCTGGCTGATGCGGAGGTTCCAGGACGAGAAGGCCCGCGCGCTCCTCGCCGGGCTCGTCGGCCATGTCATCGCCCCGCTCGACGGCTTCGCCACCGGCGCCGTCGGTCTGGTCTTCGCGCTCGCCGCGCACGCGGGCGGCTGGCCGATGCCCCGGGGCGGCTCCCAGTCGATCTCCGACGCCCTCGCCGCGTACCTCAAGGACCTCGGCGGCGCCGTCCACACCGACTTCGAGGTCAAGCGGCTCGACGACCTGCCGCCCGCCCGCGCCTACGTCTTCGACACCTCGCCCACGGCCCTCGCCCGGATCGCCGGCTTCGGCGGGCACTACGACCACTACACGTACGGCGCGAGCGTCTTCAAGATCGACTACGCGCTCGACGGGCCCGTGCCGTGGACCGCCGAGGAGGCCCGCAGGGCCGGCACCGTGCAGATCGGCCCCACCGCCGGCGAGATCGGCACCGCCCTGCGCGAGGCCTCCTCCGGCACCGCCCCCGACGCCCCCTTCCTCATCACCGCCCAGCCCAGCCTCGTCGACCCCTCCCGCGCCCCCGAGGGCAAGCACGTCTTCTGGGCGTACGGCCATGTGCCGAACGGCTGGCGCGGCGACCTCACCGAGGCGATCGAGCGTCAGATCGAGCGCTTCGCACCCGGTTTCCGCGACCGCGTCCTGGCCCGCGCCACCGCGGGCCCGCCCGAACTCGCCGAGCGCAACGCCAACTACATCGGCGGCGACATCGCCTGCGGCGCCGCCCGCGGCCTCCAGCTCCTGCTGCGCCCCACGCTGTCCCTCCGCCCCTACGCCACCCCGCACCCGGCGGTCTTCCTCTGCTCCTCCGCGACCCCGCCCGGCCCCGGCGTGCACGGCATGTCCGGGCACAACGCGGCGAAGGCCGTATGGCGGAGCCTGCGAAAATAG
- a CDS encoding L-threonylcarbamoyladenylate synthase codes for MAKYFDVHPDNPQPRTIGAVADSIRNGALVAYPTDSCYALGTRLGSRDGISRIRAIRDLDDRHHFTLMCANFAQLGQLVHIDNDVFRAVKASTPGPYTFILPATKEVPRQLLHPKKKTVGVRIPDHVVTQALLAELGEPLLSSTLLLPDEAEPLTQGWEIKERLDHQVDAVLDSGDCGTEPTTVVDFSSGEPEVVRRGAGDTTRFE; via the coding sequence ATGGCCAAGTACTTCGACGTGCACCCCGACAACCCCCAGCCCCGCACCATCGGCGCGGTGGCCGACTCCATCCGGAACGGGGCGCTCGTCGCGTACCCGACCGACTCCTGCTACGCGCTCGGCACCCGGCTGGGCAGCCGCGACGGCATCAGCCGCATCCGCGCCATCCGCGACCTCGACGACCGGCACCACTTCACGCTGATGTGCGCGAACTTCGCCCAGCTGGGCCAGCTCGTGCACATCGACAACGACGTCTTCCGCGCGGTGAAGGCGTCCACGCCCGGCCCGTACACCTTCATCCTCCCGGCGACGAAGGAGGTGCCGCGCCAGCTCCTCCACCCCAAGAAGAAGACCGTCGGCGTCCGCATCCCCGACCACGTCGTCACCCAGGCCCTGCTCGCCGAGCTCGGCGAGCCGCTGCTCTCCAGCACCCTCCTCCTGCCCGACGAGGCCGAACCGCTCACCCAGGGCTGGGAGATCAAGGAGCGGCTCGACCACCAGGTCGACGCCGTGCTCGACTCCGGCGACTGCGGCACCGAACCCACCACCGTCGTCGACTTCTCCAGCGGCGAGCCCGAGGTCGTCCGCCGCGGCGCTGGGGACACCACCCGCTTCGAGTAG
- a CDS encoding metallophosphoesterase has product MIVIAHVSDVHIDGEQRSQDRTRAVLRYLEELPYDLAAVLVTGDIADHGTPDEYAVARELLTSRHPLLVCPGNHDDRAAFRKGLLTEETTARPDAPVNQVLRGEGFVIALCDSSVPGEHQGLLEDETLEWLDGVLAATLQEVPVLVAFHHPPVPLHTPYVDGIRQFGEERLAELADRHPHLTAFLAGHAHTAAATTFAGRPLLVAPGVVSALRLPWENPTDHPHVHLGLPPALAFHVLGEDGRLTTHYRTVTV; this is encoded by the coding sequence ATGATCGTCATCGCCCACGTCAGCGACGTCCACATCGACGGCGAGCAGCGCAGTCAGGACCGCACCCGTGCCGTCCTGCGGTACCTGGAGGAGCTGCCGTACGACCTGGCGGCGGTCCTCGTCACCGGTGACATCGCCGACCACGGGACCCCGGACGAGTACGCGGTGGCGCGGGAGCTGCTGACCTCCCGCCATCCGCTGCTCGTCTGCCCCGGCAACCACGACGACCGCGCCGCCTTCCGCAAGGGCCTCCTCACCGAGGAGACCACGGCGCGCCCCGACGCCCCCGTCAACCAGGTGCTCCGCGGCGAGGGTTTCGTCATCGCCCTCTGCGACTCCTCGGTGCCCGGCGAGCACCAGGGCCTCCTGGAGGACGAGACCCTGGAGTGGCTCGACGGCGTGCTGGCGGCCACCCTGCAGGAGGTGCCCGTCCTGGTCGCCTTCCACCACCCGCCGGTCCCGCTGCACACCCCGTACGTGGACGGGATCCGGCAGTTCGGCGAGGAGCGGCTCGCCGAACTCGCCGACCGCCACCCGCACCTCACGGCCTTCCTCGCGGGCCACGCCCACACGGCCGCCGCCACCACCTTCGCCGGGCGTCCGCTGCTCGTCGCGCCCGGGGTGGTCTCGGCCCTGCGCCTCCCCTGGGAGAACCCGACCGATCACCCGCACGTCCACCTCGGCCTGCCGCCCGCCCTCGCCTTCCACGTCCTCGGCGAGGACGGCCGGCTGACCACCCACTACCGGACCGTCACCGTCTGA
- a CDS encoding AlkA N-terminal domain-containing protein: MHTDTERCVRAVQSKEARFDGVFFTAVRTTRIYCRPSCPAVPPKPENMEFHPSAASCQRAGYRACKRCRPDTSPGSPQWNVRADAVARAVRLIQDGVVDREGVPGLARRLGWSTRQIERQLLAELGAGPLALARAQRAQTARLLIETTPMPFGEIAFAAGFSSIRTFNDTVREVFALTPGELRARAARRSPLQATATPGVISLRLPFRAPLEPSNLFGHLAATAVPGVEEWRDGAYRRTLSLPYGHGIVSLAPRPDHIACRLFLTDPRDLTHAISRCRRLLDLDADPVAVDEQLRTDPLLAPIVDKAPGRRVPGTVDAAEFAVRAVLGQQVSTAAARTHAARLVTAHGVPIEDPEGGLTHLFPGPEALAALDPESLALPRSRRTTLLTLVRALADGSLPLGPADDREEARARLLALPGFGPWTTEIIAMRALGDPDAFLPGDLGVRRAAEGLGLPGTPAALTAGAARWRPWRAYAVQYLWATDDHPINLLPV; encoded by the coding sequence ATGCACACCGACACCGAGCGCTGCGTACGGGCCGTCCAGTCGAAGGAGGCCCGTTTCGACGGCGTGTTCTTCACCGCCGTCCGCACCACCCGGATCTACTGCCGGCCCAGCTGCCCGGCCGTCCCGCCCAAGCCGGAGAACATGGAGTTCCACCCCAGCGCCGCCTCCTGCCAGCGCGCCGGCTACCGGGCCTGCAAGCGGTGCCGGCCCGACACCAGCCCCGGCTCACCCCAGTGGAACGTCCGGGCCGACGCCGTCGCCCGCGCCGTACGGCTCATCCAGGACGGTGTCGTCGACCGCGAGGGCGTCCCCGGTCTGGCCCGGCGGCTCGGCTGGTCCACCCGCCAGATCGAACGCCAGCTCCTCGCCGAACTCGGCGCCGGACCCCTCGCCCTCGCCCGCGCCCAGCGCGCCCAGACCGCCCGGCTGCTGATCGAGACCACCCCCATGCCCTTCGGCGAGATCGCCTTCGCCGCCGGCTTCTCCTCCATCCGCACCTTCAACGACACCGTCCGCGAGGTCTTCGCCCTCACCCCCGGCGAGCTCCGCGCCCGCGCCGCCCGCCGGTCACCGCTCCAGGCGACCGCGACCCCCGGTGTCATCAGCCTCCGGCTGCCGTTCCGGGCCCCGCTCGAACCCTCCAACCTCTTCGGGCACCTGGCCGCGACCGCCGTCCCCGGCGTGGAGGAGTGGCGCGACGGCGCCTACCGGCGGACGCTGAGCCTCCCGTACGGACACGGCATCGTCTCCCTCGCCCCGCGCCCCGACCACATCGCCTGTCGCCTCTTCCTCACCGATCCGCGCGACCTCACCCACGCGATCAGCCGCTGCCGCCGGCTCCTCGACCTCGACGCCGACCCCGTCGCCGTCGACGAGCAGCTCCGCACCGACCCGCTGCTCGCCCCGATCGTCGACAAGGCGCCCGGCCGCCGGGTGCCCGGCACCGTCGACGCCGCCGAGTTCGCCGTACGGGCCGTCCTCGGCCAGCAGGTGTCCACGGCCGCAGCCCGCACCCACGCCGCCCGCCTGGTCACCGCGCACGGCGTCCCGATCGAGGACCCCGAGGGCGGCCTCACCCACCTCTTCCCGGGCCCCGAGGCGCTCGCCGCCCTCGACCCCGAGAGCCTCGCCCTGCCGCGCAGCCGCCGCACCACCCTCCTCACCCTCGTCCGGGCCCTCGCCGACGGCTCGCTCCCGCTCGGCCCCGCCGACGACCGCGAGGAGGCCCGCGCCCGGCTGCTCGCCCTGCCCGGCTTCGGCCCCTGGACCACCGAGATCATCGCCATGCGGGCCCTCGGCGACCCCGACGCCTTCCTCCCCGGCGACCTCGGCGTCCGCCGCGCCGCCGAGGGCCTCGGACTGCCCGGCACCCCCGCCGCGCTGACCGCCGGTGCCGCCCGCTGGCGCCCCTGGCGCGCCTACGCCGTCCAGTACCTCTGGGCGACCGACGACCACCCGATCAACCTTCTGCCCGTGTAA
- a CDS encoding methylated-DNA--[protein]-cysteine S-methyltransferase, protein MPPVIQHTVVDSPYEPLTLVAVDGVLSRLHMTGQRHRPAEETFGEPDPRPFGETIRQLDAYFAGELTEFELPLNLVGTPFQLRVWEQLLRIPYGETRTYGELAEELGNPGASRAVGLANGKNPVGIIVPCHRVIGAGGSLTGYGGGLDRKQRLLAFESGTAEPDALF, encoded by the coding sequence ATGCCACCCGTCATCCAGCACACCGTCGTCGACAGCCCCTACGAGCCGCTGACCCTCGTCGCCGTCGACGGCGTCCTCAGCCGCCTCCACATGACCGGCCAGCGCCACCGCCCGGCCGAGGAGACCTTCGGCGAGCCCGACCCGCGTCCCTTCGGCGAGACCATCCGCCAGCTCGACGCCTACTTCGCGGGCGAACTCACCGAGTTCGAACTGCCGTTGAACCTGGTCGGCACCCCGTTCCAGCTGCGCGTCTGGGAGCAGCTCCTGCGCATCCCGTACGGGGAGACCCGCACGTACGGAGAACTCGCCGAGGAGCTCGGCAACCCCGGCGCCTCGCGCGCCGTGGGCCTCGCCAACGGCAAGAACCCCGTCGGCATCATCGTCCCCTGCCACCGGGTGATCGGCGCGGGCGGAAGCCTCACCGGCTACGGCGGCGGCCTGGACCGCAAGCAGCGGCTGCTCGCCTTCGAATCGGGTACGGCGGAACCGGACGCCCTGTTCTAG
- a CDS encoding NAD-dependent deacetylase, with product MTMVAIFTGAGISTDSGIPDYRGPNGVWRQDPGAERLVTYGPYMADPDIRRRSWRMRLDGPVLGAEPNVAHRAIAAYERTSGNPLRVITQNVDGLHQAAGVSERKVLELHGSARSVVCTACHARSTMADALDRVRAGEDDPACRACGGILKSATVMFGQRLDPVVLGTAMSIAKATEVFVVAGSSLQVQPAASLAGIAAEHGARLIIVNAEATPYDPVADEVVREPIGTALPALLDRLR from the coding sequence ATGACGATGGTCGCGATCTTCACCGGTGCCGGCATCTCCACCGACTCGGGCATCCCCGACTACCGGGGTCCGAACGGCGTGTGGCGGCAGGACCCCGGGGCCGAGCGGCTCGTCACGTACGGGCCGTACATGGCCGACCCGGACATCCGCCGGCGCTCGTGGCGGATGCGGCTCGACGGCCCGGTCCTGGGCGCCGAGCCGAACGTGGCGCACCGTGCGATCGCCGCCTACGAACGGACGAGCGGCAACCCGCTGCGGGTGATCACGCAGAACGTGGACGGTCTGCACCAGGCCGCCGGGGTGTCCGAGCGGAAGGTCCTCGAACTCCACGGCTCGGCGCGGTCGGTGGTGTGCACGGCCTGCCACGCGCGGTCGACGATGGCGGACGCGCTCGACCGGGTGCGGGCCGGTGAGGACGACCCGGCGTGCCGGGCGTGCGGCGGGATCCTGAAGTCCGCGACGGTGATGTTCGGACAGCGGCTCGATCCGGTGGTGCTCGGCACGGCCATGTCGATCGCCAAGGCCACCGAGGTGTTCGTCGTGGCGGGCAGCAGCCTCCAGGTCCAGCCGGCGGCCTCCCTCGCGGGGATCGCGGCCGAGCACGGCGCCCGGCTGATTATCGTGAACGCCGAAGCCACCCCGTACGATCCCGTCGCCGACGAGGTCGTGCGCGAGCCGATCGGCACGGCGCTGCCCGCGCTGCTCGACCGGCTCCGCTAG
- a CDS encoding type II toxin-antitoxin system VapB family antitoxin, which produces MAKVNIGLDAELVVEVMVLAGIGNPQDAVEAVVRDYIARGHRTEARAVSRDEPQRTGEIVPPEPPQG; this is translated from the coding sequence ATGGCCAAGGTGAACATCGGTCTCGACGCCGAACTCGTCGTGGAAGTCATGGTTCTGGCCGGCATCGGCAACCCCCAGGACGCCGTCGAGGCGGTCGTCCGCGACTACATCGCCCGCGGCCACCGCACCGAGGCACGGGCCGTCAGCCGCGACGAACCGCAGCGCACCGGCGAGATCGTCCCACCGGAGCCCCCGCAGGGCTGA
- a CDS encoding ADP-ribosylglycohydrolase family protein encodes MGFTDGELGDRILGGWTGRIAGNMLGKPVERGDHWTREHIDAYLRLTGALPLTDYLPPPPPGAEGFELRPEWERCVRGGIDGSCRDDDVDWSVLGLHLLETYGFAFTTEQVGEEWLLRVPYLQTFTAERVAYRNLADGLRPPLTATYDNPYQDWIGALIRADVYGWTCPGDPRRAASLARRDAVLSHTGNGVYGAMWAAALIAAAFTAPDIRSALETSLERVPASSRLARTVRGAIALYESGLGWSDALTELAERTAGLGWIHTVPNAAVLTAGLLYGEGDFTRTIALTVRGGLDTDSNGATAGSVAGVRCGAAAIPPQWSEPLRDRVRSAVFGFDGVRISELAERTLRLAEREK; translated from the coding sequence ATGGGGTTCACGGACGGGGAGCTCGGTGACCGGATCCTGGGCGGCTGGACGGGCCGGATCGCCGGGAACATGCTCGGCAAGCCCGTGGAGCGCGGCGACCACTGGACCCGGGAGCACATCGACGCGTATCTGCGGCTGACCGGGGCGCTCCCGCTGACGGACTACCTCCCTCCCCCGCCGCCGGGGGCGGAGGGCTTCGAGCTGCGGCCGGAGTGGGAGCGGTGCGTGCGGGGCGGGATCGACGGGAGCTGCCGGGACGACGACGTGGACTGGTCGGTCCTGGGGCTGCACCTCCTGGAGACGTACGGCTTCGCGTTCACCACGGAGCAGGTCGGTGAGGAGTGGCTGCTGCGGGTGCCGTACCTGCAGACGTTCACGGCGGAGCGGGTCGCCTACCGGAACCTCGCCGACGGGCTGCGGCCGCCGCTGACCGCCACGTACGACAATCCGTACCAGGACTGGATCGGGGCGCTGATCCGGGCCGACGTGTACGGCTGGACCTGCCCGGGCGATCCGCGCCGGGCCGCCTCGCTGGCCCGCCGGGACGCGGTCCTCTCGCACACCGGGAACGGCGTGTACGGGGCGATGTGGGCGGCGGCGCTGATCGCGGCGGCCTTCACCGCCCCGGACATCCGGTCGGCGCTGGAGACCAGCCTGGAGCGGGTGCCGGCGAGCAGCCGGCTCGCCCGGACCGTGCGGGGAGCGATCGCGCTGTACGAGTCGGGGCTCGGGTGGTCGGATGCGCTCACCGAGCTCGCGGAGCGGACGGCGGGCCTCGGCTGGATCCACACCGTCCCGAACGCGGCGGTGCTGACCGCCGGACTCCTTTACGGGGAGGGGGACTTCACCCGCACGATCGCGCTGACCGTCCGCGGCGGCCTGGACACCGACTCCAACGGGGCGACGGCGGGCTCGGTGGCCGGGGTCCGCTGCGGCGCGGCCGCGATCCCGCCGCAGTGGTCCGAGCCGCTGCGGGACCGGGTGCGCAGCGCCGTCTTCGGCTTCGACGGCGTCCGCATCAGCGAACTGGCGGAGCGGACGCTGCGGTTGGCGGAGCGGGAGAAGTGA
- a CDS encoding BCCT family transporter, which produces MSTEKIVPDGTRDGTTDGRPDGAVIGIGVAAVVAVVGWAALGEDSFDRASSSALAWVLSNFAWLFVVAADTFLVLCVVIAVSRFGRIRLGADDSEPEFTNLAWIAMMFSAGMGIGLMFYGVGEPLTHFLSPPPATGVPAGTGAAARTALEYSFFHWTLTPWAIYGIAGLALAYAGFRKGRGNRLSSAFVPLMGARRAASWPGKAIDLLAVFATVFGTATSLGLGALQVAEGLNLTMDVKNSTATQLIIIVALSGAFVLSAFSGLNKGVKWLSTLNIVLAACLMLFVFLLGPTVYILDTVPASVGGYLHELLPMASRTGAFTDRDWLGAWTIFYWAWWLSWAPFVGTFIARISRGRTIREFLVGVLLVPSGATVVWFCVMGGTAIRLESTGAADLATAVKDGAEASLFAMLEALPAGTVTSVVAMLLVMTYFVTSADSASLVMGSLTSRGSLNPPTWLVVTWGVLMAAVAAVLLVAGGLTSLQTATILVALPFVVVMLVLCFALLKELREDPGAGPARHHALHGLRDAVRTLVGEAMTERGGEPRHDRPRETAKAGTGVEPPDGEG; this is translated from the coding sequence ATGAGTACGGAAAAGATCGTTCCGGACGGCACGAGGGACGGCACGACGGACGGCAGGCCCGACGGCGCGGTCATCGGGATCGGGGTCGCTGCCGTCGTCGCGGTCGTCGGCTGGGCGGCGCTGGGCGAGGACTCCTTCGACAGGGCGTCCTCCTCCGCCCTGGCCTGGGTGTTGTCGAACTTCGCCTGGCTGTTCGTGGTCGCCGCGGACACCTTCCTGGTGCTGTGCGTGGTGATCGCGGTGAGCCGTTTCGGTCGGATCAGGCTGGGCGCGGACGACTCGGAGCCGGAGTTCACGAACCTGGCCTGGATCGCGATGATGTTCAGCGCCGGGATGGGCATCGGTTTGATGTTCTACGGGGTCGGGGAGCCGCTGACGCACTTCCTGAGCCCTCCGCCGGCGACCGGGGTCCCGGCGGGGACGGGAGCGGCGGCCCGGACGGCCCTGGAGTACTCGTTCTTCCACTGGACGCTGACCCCGTGGGCGATCTACGGCATCGCGGGTCTCGCGCTGGCGTACGCGGGCTTCCGCAAGGGCCGGGGGAACCGGCTGAGCTCCGCCTTCGTGCCGCTGATGGGGGCGCGCCGGGCGGCGTCCTGGCCGGGGAAGGCGATCGACCTGCTCGCGGTGTTCGCGACGGTGTTCGGCACGGCGACGAGCCTGGGGCTCGGCGCGCTGCAGGTCGCCGAGGGGCTGAATCTGACGATGGACGTGAAGAACTCCACGGCGACGCAGCTGATCATCATCGTGGCGCTGTCGGGCGCTTTCGTGCTGTCGGCGTTCTCCGGGCTGAACAAGGGCGTGAAGTGGCTGTCCACGCTGAACATCGTCCTCGCCGCCTGCCTGATGCTCTTCGTGTTCCTGCTCGGCCCGACCGTCTACATCCTGGACACCGTTCCGGCCTCCGTCGGGGGCTATCTGCACGAGCTGCTGCCGATGGCGAGCCGTACGGGCGCGTTCACCGACCGCGACTGGCTGGGCGCGTGGACGATCTTCTACTGGGCGTGGTGGCTGTCATGGGCGCCGTTTGTCGGCACCTTCATCGCCCGGATCTCGCGCGGCCGGACGATCCGCGAGTTCCTGGTGGGGGTGCTGCTGGTGCCGTCGGGGGCGACGGTGGTGTGGTTCTGCGTGATGGGCGGGACCGCGATCCGGCTGGAGTCGACGGGTGCGGCGGACCTGGCGACGGCGGTGAAGGACGGCGCCGAGGCCTCGCTGTTCGCGATGCTGGAGGCGCTGCCGGCCGGGACGGTGACCTCGGTCGTCGCGATGCTCCTGGTGATGACGTACTTCGTCACGAGCGCGGACTCGGCCTCCCTGGTGATGGGTTCGCTGACGAGCCGCGGCTCGCTCAACCCGCCGACCTGGCTCGTGGTGACCTGGGGCGTCCTGATGGCGGCCGTGGCGGCGGTGCTGCTCGTGGCGGGCGGTCTGACCTCGCTGCAGACGGCGACGATCCTGGTGGCGCTGCCGTTCGTGGTGGTGATGCTGGTGCTGTGCTTCGCGCTTCTGAAGGAGCTGCGGGAGGACCCGGGGGCGGGCCCGGCCCGGCACCACGCGCTGCACGGGCTGCGGGACGCGGTGCGGACCCTGGTCGGCGAGGCGATGACGGAGCGGGGCGGCGAGCCCCGCCACGACCGGCCCCGGGAGACGGCGAAGGCCGGCACCGGCGTGGAGCCGCCCGACGGCGAGGGCTGA